In one Terriglobia bacterium genomic region, the following are encoded:
- a CDS encoding M23 family metallopeptidase encodes MRTIRVLLRQALTPVTIMVIPHQDLRALNLKVPTIGLLVSILLSTIGGAYVFSLAVNSLKYEARHHSAAEKLSYYSEQFYRWESTLAAMKKTEGEFRQLFSLNSKDKVLQNADTSFTGSLDLPNLVEELKKTTESVDEIKDYLRIQKDIYLATPRGFPVPGNLTSNYGSRVDPLSGEIHFHSGLDISASPGIPIRATADGVVGHSGWSQNSGFVVVLEHGCGYSTIYAHNKRNAVKVGQRIKTGDVVGYVGSTGKSTGPHVHYEVWKNGKNVNPQEYLGRRI; translated from the coding sequence ATGAGAACGATTCGCGTATTGCTTAGGCAGGCACTGACTCCCGTGACTATCATGGTGATTCCTCACCAGGACCTCAGGGCACTAAATCTGAAGGTGCCCACGATCGGATTGCTCGTCTCAATCCTGCTAAGCACCATCGGCGGAGCATACGTGTTTTCCCTGGCTGTCAATAGCCTGAAATATGAAGCTCGACATCATTCGGCAGCAGAGAAGTTGAGCTACTATTCGGAGCAGTTTTACCGATGGGAATCAACGCTGGCCGCAATGAAAAAAACTGAGGGTGAATTCAGGCAGCTGTTTTCTCTCAATTCCAAAGACAAAGTCCTGCAAAACGCGGACACCTCATTCACCGGCTCTCTTGATCTTCCCAATCTCGTGGAGGAACTGAAGAAGACGACTGAATCGGTTGACGAAATCAAGGATTACCTGCGCATCCAGAAAGACATTTACCTTGCAACTCCCAGAGGATTTCCGGTTCCGGGGAACCTCACTTCAAATTATGGAAGCAGGGTTGATCCTCTGAGCGGAGAAATCCACTTTCATTCGGGGCTGGATATCTCGGCCAGTCCCGGAATTCCAATCCGCGCGACAGCGGATGGCGTAGTCGGTCACTCCGGGTGGTCTCAGAACAGCGGATTTGTAGTGGTTTTGGAGCATGGATGTGGGTATTCGACAATTTACGCCCACAACAAGAGGAACGCAGTGAAGGTGGGACAAAGAATTAAGACAGGAGATGTCGTAGGATATGTAGGCTCCACCGGGAAATCAACAGGACCTCATGTCCATTACGAAGTGTGGAAAAACGGGAAGAACGTCAACCCGCAAGAATATCTTGGCCGGAGGATATAA
- a CDS encoding polymer-forming cytoskeletal protein, with protein sequence MFSKDEEKMRSFVGTQSEFHGELTVMGTLRMDGVVTGRVQADQVILGEVATIKGDVLARKIIVGGKVEGNIRAPELVEIRSKGKVRGDIFTNNLSVMEGGEFNGKIEMGTDESKVLDFESRGQELSLNRQ encoded by the coding sequence ATGTTCAGCAAGGATGAGGAGAAAATGAGGTCTTTCGTGGGGACTCAATCAGAATTCCATGGTGAACTCACAGTCATGGGAACCCTCAGAATGGACGGCGTGGTCACCGGCAGAGTCCAGGCAGACCAGGTTATCCTGGGCGAAGTGGCCACGATAAAAGGGGATGTCCTGGCCAGGAAAATCATTGTAGGGGGGAAGGTGGAGGGGAACATCAGGGCCCCGGAACTTGTGGAGATCAGATCAAAAGGAAAGGTGAGAGGAGATATCTTCACGAATAATCTCTCGGTGATGGAAGGGGGGGAGTTTAACGGTAAGATCGAAATGGGAACCGACGAATCGAAGGTTCTAGACTTCGAGTCCAGGGGTCAGGAGCTTTCCCTCAACCGGCAATAG